One Thalassospira marina DNA window includes the following coding sequences:
- a CDS encoding Lrp/AsnC family transcriptional regulator, which produces MSVWGGMELDQIDIRILRQLQADADIATNRLADMVGLSPSACLRRVTKLRRDGVIARTVAIIDPALVGRPLTAVITLEFALHGPSHRQEFIEKVRKLSAVRQCFMVTGEVSCVLTLHMRDMDEYLALTDELFNSDPNVEWFRTYISVQTVKDDPGVAF; this is translated from the coding sequence ATGAGTGTGTGGGGCGGGATGGAGCTTGATCAGATCGATATTCGTATCCTGCGGCAATTGCAGGCGGATGCGGATATTGCGACCAACCGGCTGGCCGACATGGTTGGGCTTTCGCCATCAGCCTGTTTGCGCCGTGTGACCAAGCTTAGACGTGACGGGGTGATTGCGCGTACCGTGGCAATCATTGATCCTGCACTGGTGGGGCGACCTTTAACCGCCGTGATCACGCTGGAATTTGCCCTGCATGGGCCAAGCCACCGGCAGGAATTTATCGAAAAGGTACGCAAACTTTCGGCGGTGCGGCAATGCTTTATGGTAACGGGCGAAGTTTCCTGTGTGCTGACGCTGCATATGCGCGACATGGATGAATATCTCGCCCTGACAGACGAGCTTTTTAACTCTGATCCGAATGTCGAATGGTTTCGGACCTATATTTCTGTTCAAACAGTAAAGGATGATCCGGGCGTGGCGTTTTAG
- a CDS encoding glutathione S-transferase family protein yields the protein MAYDFYWISGSPNAWRTMLTLEYKGIAYNSHRLDPSKGEHKSDAYLAINPRGKVPALHTGTTAIHESIAIIAMLEQAHPEKPLFGETADQAGLVWQRIFETINYTRDPVEDGIVRPLFQGYAQTDRVDIHENAKIARQSLQWIEDTLAQTPYLAGETLSAADICAITTLKVLERAGQRPDAIELGLNLHDIPKHFPAIGRWFARMEQMPGWDAALPPHWKGQ from the coding sequence ATGGCCTACGATTTTTACTGGATCAGCGGCAGCCCCAATGCCTGGCGCACCATGCTGACACTTGAATATAAGGGCATCGCCTATAACTCGCACCGGCTTGATCCCTCAAAGGGTGAACATAAATCCGATGCCTATCTTGCCATTAATCCGCGTGGCAAGGTGCCTGCCCTTCACACCGGCACAACGGCCATTCATGAATCCATCGCGATCATAGCCATGCTGGAACAGGCCCATCCCGAAAAGCCACTGTTTGGCGAAACCGCCGATCAGGCCGGGCTGGTCTGGCAGCGCATTTTTGAAACCATCAATTACACGCGCGACCCGGTCGAAGACGGCATTGTCCGCCCGCTTTTCCAGGGTTATGCACAAACCGACCGGGTGGATATTCATGAAAATGCGAAAATCGCCCGCCAGTCGCTGCAATGGATCGAAGATACCCTTGCCCAAACGCCCTATCTGGCAGGCGAAACCCTTAGTGCGGCTGATATTTGCGCCATCACCACGCTTAAGGTTCTTGAACGGGCCGGGCAACGCCCCGATGCCATTGAACTGGGCCTGAACCTGCATGACATACCCAAGCACTTCCCGGCAATTGGCCGCTGGTTTGCCCGCATGGAACAAATGCCAGGCTGGGATGCCGCCCTGCCGCCACACTGGAAGGGGCAATAA
- a CDS encoding NAD-dependent epimerase/dehydratase family protein — MATYLITGGAGFIGSHLADRLLANGDNVRVLDDLSTGHRHNLAAEAELIVGSICDPAMIRQAIAGCDGVFHLAAVASVQKSIDCWGETHNVNSQGAVNVFEAAKDADKLPVVFASSAATYGNNTAIPLSENEIPQPISFYGADKLANEVHAGLASLAYGMRFAGMRFFNVYGPRQDPSSPYSGVISIFVNHTLSDRQLQIFGTGEQTRDFVFVSDVAASLHQAMKYLQNSTQPCFIKSNVCRGQEVSILDLAREITHLAGKSGDPLFRDARQGDIMRSKGDPSRLNTEIGHIADVSLQDGLRALLDWEQAQRAAK; from the coding sequence ATGGCAACATACCTTATTACCGGCGGGGCAGGCTTTATCGGGTCACACCTGGCCGACAGGCTTTTGGCAAATGGCGATAATGTACGTGTGCTCGACGATCTTTCGACCGGCCACCGCCATAACCTGGCCGCTGAGGCAGAACTGATTGTTGGCAGCATTTGCGACCCTGCCATGATCCGCCAGGCCATTGCCGGGTGCGATGGTGTGTTTCACCTTGCCGCTGTGGCATCGGTACAAAAAAGCATCGATTGCTGGGGCGAAACCCACAATGTGAATTCGCAAGGGGCGGTAAATGTTTTCGAGGCGGCAAAGGATGCCGACAAATTGCCGGTGGTTTTTGCATCATCTGCCGCGACCTATGGCAACAACACCGCCATTCCCCTGTCAGAAAACGAAATTCCCCAGCCGATTTCATTTTACGGTGCCGATAAACTGGCAAACGAAGTCCATGCTGGGCTGGCATCGCTGGCCTATGGCATGCGCTTTGCCGGGATGCGGTTTTTCAATGTTTATGGCCCGCGCCAGGACCCGTCATCGCCCTATAGCGGTGTGATTTCGATTTTCGTTAATCACACCCTGTCTGACCGCCAGCTTCAGATTTTTGGCACTGGCGAGCAAACCCGCGATTTCGTTTTTGTCTCCGACGTGGCGGCATCGCTGCATCAGGCCATGAAATATCTGCAAAATTCAACGCAGCCCTGCTTCATCAAATCCAATGTCTGCCGCGGGCAGGAAGTATCGATCCTTGATCTTGCCCGTGAAATCACCCATCTGGCGGGCAAAAGCGGCGATCCGCTATTTCGCGATGCCCGCCAGGGTGACATCATGCGATCCAAGGGGGATCCCAGCCGCCTTAACACCGAAATCGGCCATATTGCCGATGTCTCCCTGCAGGATGGCCTGCGCGCCCTGCTGGACTGGGAACAGGCCCAGCGTGCCGCGAAATAA
- a CDS encoding AI-2E family transporter, producing the protein MNKKTISQLRDKGPSTSGKAGDEASNPATGTLTTHRMVNISIIGLFVMSVCGVLYFAQSLLLPVVLAALFSLILSPVVRWCYRRGVPESITAFVLVFSMTSSVLAGGYWLSEPISHWIEDAPRIEQRMQLKLAEMAGTIENIQEAQRKVEKATQRDTKPNVQEVVVKEPNLLSQAAQGAPEIFGGIGLTIVLLLLMLASGDMFYEKLIKALPTFKDKRRGLRIAKDIEREISRYLLTVFVINACLGICVAIGLSFTAMPNPVLWGLAAAFLNFVPYLGALIGIGIVAIVAMVSLPTLGAALIPPAIYLTCTAIEGQLITPSLVGRRLQINSVAVFLAIAFWGWLWGAVGIFIAVPMLIIIKVFSHHVEGLGWLSEFLGARDKHLPPEDA; encoded by the coding sequence ATGAACAAAAAAACAATATCGCAACTGCGCGACAAGGGGCCTTCCACATCAGGCAAGGCAGGCGATGAAGCCAGCAACCCGGCAACCGGCACCCTGACCACACACCGCATGGTCAATATTTCCATTATCGGTCTGTTTGTCATGTCGGTTTGTGGTGTGTTGTATTTTGCCCAAAGCCTGTTGTTGCCCGTGGTGCTGGCAGCCCTGTTTTCCCTGATTTTATCGCCGGTTGTGCGCTGGTGTTACCGCCGGGGTGTTCCCGAATCGATAACGGCCTTTGTGCTGGTTTTTTCCATGACATCCAGTGTCCTTGCCGGTGGATACTGGCTAAGCGAGCCGATATCGCACTGGATCGAAGATGCCCCGCGCATTGAACAGCGCATGCAGCTTAAACTGGCGGAAATGGCGGGCACGATTGAAAATATTCAGGAAGCGCAGCGCAAGGTCGAAAAGGCAACCCAGCGCGACACCAAGCCCAATGTGCAGGAAGTGGTGGTCAAGGAACCCAACCTGCTAAGCCAGGCAGCACAGGGTGCGCCGGAAATTTTTGGCGGTATTGGCCTTACCATCGTTTTATTGCTGTTGATGCTGGCATCGGGCGATATGTTTTACGAAAAGCTGATCAAGGCCCTGCCAACATTCAAGGATAAAAGGCGCGGTTTGCGCATTGCCAAGGATATTGAACGCGAAATTTCGCGCTATTTGCTGACGGTGTTTGTGATTAATGCCTGCCTTGGCATTTGTGTGGCAATTGGCCTGTCATTTACCGCCATGCCAAACCCGGTTCTGTGGGGGCTGGCGGCGGCTTTTCTTAATTTTGTGCCCTATCTGGGCGCGCTGATTGGTATTGGCATTGTTGCCATTGTGGCGATGGTGTCATTGCCTACCCTGGGCGCGGCATTGATCCCGCCGGCCATTTATCTGACCTGCACGGCGATCGAGGGACAATTGATTACCCCATCCCTGGTGGGGCGACGTTTACAGATCAATTCGGTGGCGGTGTTTCTGGCGATTGCCTTTTGGGGCTGGTTGTGGGGGGCGGTCGGCATTTTTATTGCCGTACCGATGCTGATTATCATCAAGGTGTTTTCCCACCATGTCGAAGGGCTGGGCTGGCTTAGCGAATTTTTGGGTGCGCGCGATAAACACCTGCCACCTGAAGACGCCTGA
- a CDS encoding alpha/beta fold hydrolase, whose amino-acid sequence MPWKPELTMAAESLCQEMSQHSNDVMGQAIDRAAFAQHSALHDGIRRYQAHPYCRGEDDMPVIWQEGASRIYDYGAEAGGDCPKGGILLVPSLVNRGYILDLNRKRSFARFLAQNGYRPFLLDWGYPGADERDFGLDDFIAGRLVMALQDMAEQNGGPLPVVGYCMGGVLAMAACLLEPAQVSKLILLATPWDFMAAGPTQARIAAAFAPTLPHMLSVHDELPVDVLQTLFASLDPFMIGEKFRRFAAMDPQSARAEDFVALEDWLNDGVPLTRNVAVDCLIGWYVENRPAKGQWAIDDIPMTPADVSCPTLVVIPENDRIVPPESALALYEKLDAGIRTAHRPSAGHIGMMVGSRAQSSTWQPVIDWLENA is encoded by the coding sequence ATGCCCTGGAAACCGGAATTGACGATGGCAGCGGAAAGCCTGTGTCAGGAGATGAGCCAGCACAGTAATGATGTGATGGGCCAGGCCATAGACCGTGCGGCCTTTGCCCAGCATTCAGCACTGCATGATGGCATTCGCCGCTATCAGGCTCATCCCTATTGCCGGGGCGAGGATGATATGCCCGTCATCTGGCAGGAGGGGGCAAGCCGGATTTATGATTATGGTGCGGAAGCTGGCGGGGATTGCCCCAAGGGGGGCATTTTGCTGGTGCCGTCGCTGGTGAACCGGGGATATATCCTGGATTTAAACCGCAAGCGCAGCTTTGCCCGCTTTCTGGCGCAAAACGGTTATCGGCCCTTTTTGCTTGATTGGGGATATCCGGGCGCGGATGAGCGTGATTTTGGCCTTGATGATTTTATTGCCGGTCGGCTGGTTATGGCCCTGCAGGATATGGCAGAGCAAAATGGCGGCCCGTTGCCGGTTGTGGGCTATTGTATGGGTGGGGTGCTGGCAATGGCGGCCTGCCTTTTGGAACCGGCACAGGTATCAAAGCTGATATTGCTGGCAACCCCATGGGATTTTATGGCCGCCGGGCCAACACAGGCGCGCATTGCTGCGGCCTTTGCGCCGACTTTGCCCCATATGCTGTCAGTCCATGATGAATTGCCGGTCGATGTGTTACAAACCCTGTTTGCCAGCCTTGATCCTTTTATGATTGGCGAGAAATTTCGTCGTTTTGCCGCGATGGACCCGCAATCGGCACGGGCGGAAGATTTTGTCGCCCTGGAAGACTGGCTAAATGATGGTGTGCCATTAACCCGCAATGTCGCGGTTGATTGCCTGATTGGCTGGTATGTGGAAAACCGCCCGGCAAAGGGGCAATGGGCGATTGATGATATCCCCATGACCCCGGCTGATGTCAGTTGCCCGACATTGGTGGTAATCCCGGAAAATGACCGTATCGTGCCGCCGGAAAGTGCGCTGGCTTTGTATGAAAAACTGGATGCAGGTATTCGCACGGCACACCGGCCATCTGCAGGGCATATCGGCATGATGGTGGGATCGCGCGCACAGTCATCGACCTGGCAGCCGGTGATTGACTGGCTGGAGAACGCCTGA
- a CDS encoding helix-turn-helix domain-containing protein: MNAISPNDEPKRANRATDTDRYVGQRIRERRIMLGFSQQQMADLIGVTYQQAHKYERGINRISAGRLYEISQVLGVPVSYFYEGLEGSQETELSARQRMCLELARNFASIKHEKHQEALSQMARALADQAA, encoded by the coding sequence ATGAATGCAATTTCCCCCAACGATGAACCCAAACGTGCCAATCGTGCGACCGATACCGATCGTTATGTCGGTCAGCGCATTCGCGAACGCCGCATCATGCTCGGCTTCAGCCAGCAGCAGATGGCCGATCTGATCGGTGTAACCTATCAGCAGGCGCATAAATACGAACGCGGCATTAACCGCATTTCTGCCGGTCGTCTTTATGAAATCTCCCAGGTCCTGGGTGTTCCTGTCAGCTACTTCTATGAAGGGCTGGAAGGTAGCCAGGAAACCGAACTCAGCGCACGTCAGCGCATGTGCCTGGAACTGGCGCGTAACTTCGCCAGCATCAAACACGAAAAACATCAGGAAGCGCTTAGCCAGATGGCCCGCGCCCTTGCCGACCAGGCAGCCTGA
- a CDS encoding DUF2478 domain-containing protein, which produces MKFAFIPVQERGQVDRLLEQVARRLITEGASLAGVVQINAEREGARHCDMFVQVLPDGAQFDISQKLGNESRGCRLDVGALEDAVAAVKASLENRPEIDLLVINKFGKHESQGRGFRDLIGQMLMNDVPVLLGVNPMNREAFDAFSGGDATELPVDEDAVYRWCRENSLQTA; this is translated from the coding sequence ATGAAATTTGCGTTTATCCCGGTGCAGGAACGCGGGCAGGTTGACCGCCTGCTTGAACAGGTTGCCCGGCGTTTGATTACGGAAGGGGCCAGCCTGGCCGGTGTGGTGCAGATCAATGCCGAACGCGAAGGTGCCCGGCATTGCGACATGTTCGTGCAGGTCCTGCCCGATGGGGCGCAATTTGATATTTCCCAGAAACTGGGCAATGAATCCCGTGGGTGCCGCCTTGATGTCGGCGCGCTGGAAGATGCGGTCGCGGCGGTCAAAGCATCGCTTGAAAACCGGCCCGAAATTGATTTGCTGGTGATTAACAAATTTGGCAAGCATGAATCCCAGGGGCGCGGTTTTCGCGACCTGATCGGACAAATGCTGATGAATGATGTGCCCGTGCTTTTGGGGGTGAACCCGATGAACCGCGAGGCATTTGACGCCTTTTCGGGCGGTGATGCCACCGAACTGCCCGTTGATGAAGACGCCGTTTATCGCTGGTGCCGGGAAAACAGCCTGCAAACGGCGTGA
- a CDS encoding acetyl-CoA C-acetyltransferase, giving the protein MTEVVIVGAARTPIGAFNGTLSGTPAHELGTIAIKAALERAGVEADAVDEVILGQVLTAGEGQNPARQAALGAGISEGATAFLINQVCGSGLRTVALAAQQIMAGDATIVVAGGQENMSLSGHVAHLRDGHRMGDVKFIDTMIKDGLWCAFNGYHMGNTAENVASKWDISREEQDAFAVASQNKAEAAQKAGRFADEIAPVTIKHRKGETVFDADEYPRHGASVEGMAKLRPAFDKEGTVTAGNASGINDGAAALVLMSAEEASRRGLTPLAKIKSWATAGVDPSIMGSGPIPASRKALQKAGWNAEDLDLIEANEAFAAQAIAVNRDMGWDTDKVNVNGGAIALGHPIGASGARVFVTLLHEMQKRDAKKGLATLCIGGGMGIALCVER; this is encoded by the coding sequence ATGACCGAGGTCGTAATTGTTGGTGCCGCACGCACACCAATCGGTGCATTCAATGGCACGCTGTCTGGTACCCCGGCGCATGAGCTGGGAACCATCGCGATCAAGGCAGCCCTGGAGCGCGCTGGCGTTGAAGCCGATGCCGTGGACGAAGTCATTCTGGGGCAGGTTCTGACTGCCGGTGAAGGGCAGAACCCGGCCCGTCAGGCGGCACTGGGTGCCGGTATTTCCGAAGGGGCCACTGCCTTTTTGATCAACCAGGTTTGTGGTTCGGGCCTGCGTACCGTTGCCCTTGCTGCCCAGCAGATTATGGCTGGTGATGCGACCATCGTTGTCGCGGGCGGCCAGGAAAATATGAGCCTTTCGGGCCATGTCGCGCATCTGCGTGACGGTCATCGTATGGGCGATGTCAAATTCATCGATACGATGATCAAGGACGGCCTGTGGTGCGCCTTTAACGGCTATCACATGGGCAATACCGCTGAAAACGTTGCCTCGAAATGGGATATCAGCCGCGAAGAGCAGGACGCCTTTGCCGTTGCCTCGCAGAACAAGGCCGAAGCCGCCCAGAAAGCTGGCCGTTTTGCCGATGAAATTGCCCCGGTCACCATCAAGCACCGTAAGGGTGAAACCGTTTTTGATGCCGACGAATATCCGCGTCATGGCGCATCGGTTGAAGGCATGGCCAAGCTGCGCCCGGCCTTTGACAAGGAAGGCACGGTTACCGCTGGTAACGCATCGGGCATCAATGACGGGGCGGCTGCCCTGGTTCTGATGTCGGCCGAGGAAGCCAGCCGCCGTGGCCTGACGCCGCTTGCGAAAATCAAAAGCTGGGCGACTGCCGGTGTTGACCCGTCGATCATGGGGAGCGGGCCGATCCCGGCATCGCGCAAAGCCCTGCAGAAAGCTGGCTGGAACGCCGAAGACCTTGACCTGATCGAAGCAAACGAAGCCTTTGCCGCACAGGCAATTGCTGTTAACCGCGATATGGGCTGGGATACCGATAAGGTCAACGTCAATGGCGGCGCCATTGCACTGGGCCATCCGATTGGCGCATCGGGCGCGCGCGTGTTTGTAACCCTGCTGCACGAAATGCAGAAACGCGATGCGAAAAAGGGCCTTGCGACCCTTTGCATCGGTGGCGGTATGGGCATCGCGCTTTGTGTTGAACGATAA
- the mobA gene encoding molybdenum cofactor guanylyltransferase — translation MTENTSPIPDADATTPIFTGLVLAGGEGSRMGGNKPFRMLGQRRLIDHAIANARRDCSHVLIASNEDPQKYAAHNCPVIADCPQPGLGPMAGILAGLNNLPANSDWLAVYAVDCPFLPSGLPGLLFAAITQVSENGQTAQHAAPQRTLAAHARYQGRDHYLASLWHRDIAPIISALLAQDQRRVRLALDGGNAKIVEIAAPQNPALAELLFANINRPEDLARLEHAAKDMGE, via the coding sequence ATGACCGAAAATACCAGCCCCATCCCCGATGCAGATGCAACTACCCCCATTTTCACCGGCCTTGTACTGGCAGGGGGCGAAGGATCGCGCATGGGGGGGAACAAACCGTTTCGGATGCTGGGCCAACGGCGATTGATTGACCATGCCATCGCCAATGCACGGCGCGATTGCAGCCATGTTTTAATTGCCAGCAATGAAGACCCGCAAAAATATGCGGCCCATAATTGCCCAGTAATTGCCGATTGCCCACAACCGGGACTGGGCCCAATGGCGGGGATTTTAGCCGGGTTAAACAACCTGCCTGCAAACAGCGACTGGCTGGCGGTTTATGCCGTGGATTGCCCGTTTTTGCCCAGCGGCCTGCCCGGCCTGCTATTTGCCGCCATCACGCAAGTTTCAGAAAATGGGCAGACCGCACAACATGCAGCCCCCCAAAGAACCCTGGCCGCCCATGCCCGCTATCAGGGCCGCGATCATTATCTGGCATCGCTTTGGCACCGGGATATTGCACCGATAATTTCGGCGCTGCTGGCACAGGACCAGCGCCGGGTGCGCCTGGCCCTTGATGGTGGTAATGCCAAAATTGTGGAAATAGCAGCGCCGCAAAATCCGGCCCTGGCAGAATTGCTGTTTGCCAATATCAACCGGCCCGAAGACCTGGCCCGGCTGGAACATGCCGCCAAAGATATGGGAGAATAA
- a CDS encoding LysR family transcriptional regulator: MIDWDDVRYFLAVAQCGSVRAAAERLKVNHSTVLRRISQLETRLGAQMFERLPSGYQLTDAGEDILLLAAQMEATSNAQESRVSGRDQSVRGLLRITLPPPVATYLLMPAFVEFARLYPDIEMEVMSRDDPVNLTNREAEIAIRVVYNRENLPLNLHGLKGPDVMGGVYIARDLLGDWQAGSVSKVRWIVKKRNGVPDWAREGDIPFADVPFVTTDTEAQIIALRQGLGVASLPCFIGDADPALIRVPGSLLRQHGTLWLLTQGETRKTKRVRLFTEFIAQKLAGYEALLNGTSIVP, encoded by the coding sequence ATGATCGACTGGGATGATGTGCGGTATTTTCTGGCTGTGGCACAGTGCGGGTCGGTGCGTGCGGCAGCAGAGCGATTAAAGGTCAATCATTCCACGGTTCTGCGCCGGATCTCGCAGCTTGAAACCCGCCTGGGTGCGCAGATGTTTGAACGTTTGCCATCTGGCTATCAATTGACCGATGCCGGGGAAGACATTTTGCTGCTGGCCGCGCAAATGGAGGCAACATCAAACGCGCAGGAAAGCCGGGTATCGGGCCGCGACCAAAGTGTACGGGGGCTTTTGCGCATTACCCTGCCGCCGCCCGTTGCCACCTATTTGCTGATGCCCGCTTTTGTCGAATTTGCCCGCCTGTATCCCGATATCGAGATGGAGGTTATGTCGCGTGATGACCCGGTGAATTTAACCAACCGCGAAGCCGAAATTGCCATTCGCGTGGTCTATAACCGTGAAAACCTGCCTTTGAACCTGCATGGGTTAAAAGGCCCCGATGTAATGGGCGGGGTCTATATTGCGCGTGATCTGCTTGGGGACTGGCAGGCTGGCAGTGTCTCAAAGGTGCGCTGGATTGTTAAAAAACGAAATGGCGTGCCAGACTGGGCCAGGGAAGGTGATATTCCCTTTGCCGATGTACCCTTTGTGACGACTGATACGGAAGCCCAGATTATTGCCCTGCGTCAGGGCCTTGGGGTGGCGTCGCTTCCATGTTTTATCGGCGATGCGGACCCCGCGCTGATACGGGTGCCGGGATCATTGCTGCGTCAACATGGCACTTTATGGCTGCTAACCCAGGGTGAAACCCGCAAAACCAAACGGGTACGCCTGTTTACCGAATTTATTGCGCAAAAACTGGCGGGGTATGAAGCCCTGTTAAACGGGACATCGATTGTGCCCTAG
- the phaR gene encoding polyhydroxyalkanoate synthesis repressor PhaR — protein sequence MTTKNTNDPDRVVIKKYANRRLYNTATSSYVTLDHLAQMVKENTDFVVYDAKTGDDITRPVLTQIIVEEENKGQNLLPISFLRQLIGFYGDSLQGLIPSYLEQSMRSFAHNQEQMRDYMQGTMHGMFPFGQFEEMNKQNMALFEQTMKMFSPFLAKEQERAQNNGTAPSTTPRPATPEPAARDASLDELKSQLEAMQAQLNNLVEGKTRK from the coding sequence ATGACCACAAAAAACACCAATGATCCGGATCGCGTTGTCATCAAGAAATACGCCAACCGGCGCCTGTATAACACCGCGACCAGTTCCTATGTCACGCTTGACCATCTTGCCCAGATGGTAAAGGAAAACACCGATTTTGTCGTTTACGATGCCAAAACCGGCGATGACATCACCCGTCCTGTTCTCACCCAGATCATTGTCGAGGAAGAAAACAAGGGCCAGAACCTTCTGCCCATCAGCTTCCTGCGTCAATTGATCGGCTTTTATGGTGACAGCCTGCAGGGCCTGATCCCAAGCTATCTTGAACAGTCGATGCGCTCTTTTGCCCATAACCAGGAACAGATGCGCGACTATATGCAGGGCACCATGCATGGCATGTTCCCGTTTGGTCAGTTCGAGGAAATGAACAAACAGAACATGGCTCTGTTTGAACAGACGATGAAAATGTTCTCGCCCTTCCTCGCCAAGGAACAGGAACGCGCCCAGAATAACGGCACCGCGCCCAGCACCACCCCGCGCCCGGCAACGCCCGAACCTGCTGCTCGCGATGCTTCCCTTGACGAACTGAAATCCCAGCTTGAAGCGATGCAGGCCCAGCTTAACAATCTTGTCGAGGGTAAAACCCGCAAATAA
- the phbB gene encoding acetoacetyl-CoA reductase, with the protein MTQIALVTGGTRGIGKAISLALKNAGFSVAANYAGNDDAARKFSEETGIATFKWSVADPEACAQGIKQVESEMGPVDVLVNNAGITRDGFMHKMSIEGWQAVIETNLGSLFYMTQPVLESMRSRGYGRVINISSINGQAGQMGQTNYSAAKAGVHGFTKALAQEVARKGITVNTIAPGYINTDMVAAVPEKVLESIIAKIPVGRLGEADEIAQAVLYLAGPNSGFITGSCLSINGGQHMG; encoded by the coding sequence ATGACCCAAATTGCACTGGTTACCGGTGGTACACGCGGCATTGGCAAGGCGATCAGCCTGGCTCTGAAAAATGCGGGTTTCAGCGTTGCAGCGAACTATGCCGGAAATGACGACGCCGCCCGGAAATTTAGCGAAGAAACCGGCATTGCGACCTTTAAATGGAGCGTTGCCGACCCTGAAGCCTGCGCACAGGGCATCAAGCAGGTTGAATCGGAAATGGGTCCGGTTGATGTGCTGGTCAATAATGCCGGCATCACGCGTGACGGTTTCATGCACAAAATGTCGATCGAAGGCTGGCAGGCGGTTATCGAAACCAACCTGGGTTCGCTTTTTTATATGACGCAGCCGGTGCTTGAAAGCATGCGTTCGCGCGGGTATGGCCGCGTGATCAATATTTCCTCGATCAATGGTCAGGCCGGTCAGATGGGGCAGACCAACTATTCGGCGGCAAAGGCCGGTGTGCATGGCTTTACCAAGGCCCTGGCACAGGAAGTGGCACGCAAGGGCATTACGGTCAATACCATCGCGCCGGGCTATATCAATACCGACATGGTTGCGGCTGTGCCGGAAAAGGTTCTGGAAAGTATTATCGCCAAAATCCCGGTTGGTCGCCTTGGCGAAGCTGACGAAATTGCCCAGGCGGTTCTTTACCTTGCCGGGCCGAATTCGGGCTTTATTACCGGTTCGTGCCTGTCGATCAATGGTGGGCAGCATATGGGCTGA